AGCACCAGCACTTATTCCAGACAAAATAATTCCAGAGTTATAAGCATCTTTAAATAATTTTATGAGATTGTTTTTCTCCCAAACTTTAATCATAAACTTTGTGTTACCACCTCCAATATAAATTATATCTTGTGCCATTAACCATTCTTCAAATCCATTACTTGAGGAACATAATTCAAAGTGTGAGAGTTGAATATTATATTTATCTAATTCACTATAAAATAATTTTATTTTATCTTTATTATCTTCGCTAGCAGTTGGTAGAAAACCAAAATTAATTTGTTTTTTTTTACACTGATCAATTACAAATTTATCTAAAACTTCATCACTTCTATGAGTAAAACCACCACCGCCTATGGCAATAATTTTTTTTTGATTTTGACCCATTAATTATTAGAAAGGCCTTCCCATGGTTTTGGTTGTGATGGAATATCTGTGTTAACTCCCCTAACTATTTCTCCTTTAGCATCATACATAGGCAGTTTGCAAAGCTCACCTTTTCTAATATTCCCATCTGTACACTTTACATCTAAAATTGCGCCAGGCCCTAAATCATTATTTTTCATATGAACTATTCCAACTCCACAAACCTGATAAGGTGACCATGTGCTTGATGTAACTTTTCCAACTAATTTGTCTTTTAAATTAAGACTATTTCCTTTTAGTGCTATTCCATCTTTAATTCTTATTCCCCAAGTTTTACAATTTTTATCAGCAGCAACTAAAGCTTCTTTTCCAATAAAATTTTCCTTATTTAGATCAACAAATTTTCCAAGACCAACAGAAAATGGATTTGTATTTTTATCAAAATCTTGTCCAGCTGATAAAAGTCCAGCCTCAATACGCCTTCCTCTAAATGAGGGAGTAGCGGTTAAGATCATTCCCATTTTCTTTCCTTCTTCTAAAATTAAATCTCCAATTAATTCAGCGTTGTTTTCAGGTCGTAAATAAAGCTCCCAACCAAGTTCGTTAGTAAAGCCAGTTCTACTTACAATTAGCTTTTCTCCTTTAATTGTAACTGTTGTCCAATCAAAGTACTTCCAAGTTTTAGCTATGTCTTCATCAATTAAGTGATCTAGTAATTCCATTGATTTAGGACCTTGTACTTGGCTGACCCACACATCTGGATCAGTAATATTTACGTTTAATCCATGTGCATTTGCTTTGTACCATGAAAATAAATCACCATCTGCTTGAGCAAACCAAAATTTATTTTCTTCAATTCTTAATAACAAACCATCTGTAATCATTCCGCCATCGTGATAACATGCAAATTGATAAGAGCATCTTCCAACATTTACTTTTGAAATATCTCTTGGAAAAATTTTTTGTAAAAGTTTTAAAGCATCTGGGCCAGCAACTTCATAAGGATATTCACCAGTGTGTCTTAAAATTAATTCTTGTCTTGTTTTCCAATACATTTCATCTGGTGTTGCATTAGATAATTTTTCAGTTGTTAATCTTCCTGCGTACTGTGAATATTCTGGGTCAAATGGTAGCTCCTGATACGTTAAAGGATGAACAGGTAAAGTTCTTGCCAATTCAAGAGATCTACCTTTTTCAATCATCGATGGTTTTATTGAAAAACGTACTTTTTTTAAGGAGTCGTGCATGTAAGTTTCTATTATTACGATAGTTTATACTACGAATTGATAAACAGGAAACCCCAAATAACTCAATAGGTTTTCTATGTTGATATCAAAGTTCGTACTTGTTAACTTTCTGTTTTAACAAAGGGAAATAATTATGAGAACAATTTGTAAATTGATATCAGTTTCGCTGGTATCGTTGTTATTCTCTTTTTCATT
The Candidatus Pelagibacter sp. RS40 DNA segment above includes these coding regions:
- a CDS encoding Type 1 glutamine amidotransferase-like domain-containing protein — encoded protein: MGQNQKKIIAIGGGGFTHRSDEVLDKFVIDQCKKKQINFGFLPTASEDNKDKIKLFYSELDKYNIQLSHFELCSSSNGFEEWLMAQDIIYIGGGNTKFMIKVWEKNNLIKLFKDAYNSGIILSGISAGAVCWFDWILSDSAGPGYNPLRGINILSGSCTPHSSVSERMSQYQADIKNSKLPPGIAIDDGVAVLFVDGSAKEVCAARNGCDAYFIDKNSKISLNEYINKL
- a CDS encoding aminomethyltransferase family protein, encoding MHDSLKKVRFSIKPSMIEKGRSLELARTLPVHPLTYQELPFDPEYSQYAGRLTTEKLSNATPDEMYWKTRQELILRHTGEYPYEVAGPDALKLLQKIFPRDISKVNVGRCSYQFACYHDGGMITDGLLLRIEENKFWFAQADGDLFSWYKANAHGLNVNITDPDVWVSQVQGPKSMELLDHLIDEDIAKTWKYFDWTTVTIKGEKLIVSRTGFTNELGWELYLRPENNAELIGDLILEEGKKMGMILTATPSFRGRRIEAGLLSAGQDFDKNTNPFSVGLGKFVDLNKENFIGKEALVAADKNCKTWGIRIKDGIALKGNSLNLKDKLVGKVTSSTWSPYQVCGVGIVHMKNNDLGPGAILDVKCTDGNIRKGELCKLPMYDAKGEIVRGVNTDIPSQPKPWEGLSNN